The window CTCCGCTCCCTCGCCCAAATTGAAGCTCAGCCCAGCTCCTGCCAGCTCATCACAGCAACTACTTGTACATACAGTGGGCCCCCGGCTTGTTCCTGCCAAGGTGGTCTGTTATGACGCTGCCGTTGCCCGGAAACTGCAGCCGCGCTAACTAGCTAGGGTAGCATTCTGTAGTGGGGCGCTTTCCGTTTTGCATTTTCTCccagacgatgacgacgggCTGCAGCAAGCCAAAAATCGGTACCTTGGGAATGCAGTACACTATGTACCGCATATTATATCATCTGCAATGCGCGTTCGGCAGCGTGCAGAGAGCGCGATTCTAGAATGACGCATTTATGTGgtattggagatgatgcatATCAACTGCCTGGGTATTGATTATTACCTAGCAGAGCTTCCAAATCACAGAATCTAAGCCAGCAGTGACAATGATGCTGGTTGAATAGCAAACTTCTCAAATCAGTGCAGTCCCTCGTTATGCACATGTCAAAGGTCTGACCGTCACGAACCACTTCTCAGGACTTCTCATGTTACTTATATGCAAAAAAGTAGTGTTGTTACATAAATACAGTTGGTTCTATATCCAGAACCctctatttcttttcatcagtCATCCTCCGGTCCTCCGCCTCTCCAGACAAGATATCTATCACGGCCTTGTCTTCCCCTACGggcgtcttcctcctctccgtcctATTAATAAGCTCGATTCCCAGTATACCCGCGATGATACCGGCAATATGAGACGCAATGTCTACCTTGAGCTTCACCGTCTTCCCCAGGCCGGCCAGTTGTACGGCCGTGATTAGTGCCAGAAAGACAATGCCGTGGACGCCGTCCTGTGGCAGTCCAAAGATCTTGAATCCATCGGAGCGATGTTCCCAAAAGTAAGCTGAGCATAATCCCAGAGTTGCGCCCGACGCACCCAGGGATGTGACAGTCAGCCAGCCCCTGAGCGTGTACGTGACCAGACTACCCAAGAAACCCATAGAGCCGCAGCCGAGGTACAGCGCAAGGAAATCTGCACGCCCAATCTCATCGTGCAAACACGTTCCGACGAACCAAAGAGGCACCATGTTGACCAGCAAGTGGCTGAGTTTGGTATGTGAGAAGGCCGCGGTAAACAGCGTTACGGGTCGCACTGTCGCCACAACAAAGATCATGTATCGGTTAAAGAGAGCCCAGAGTGGCGGTATCCTCCATCCCAGGTACACCAGGGCATTGATTCCAATCAGAGCACCAACCGTAGCATGCGAAGTCGACACCTCTCGGAACAACCTGTACCGCGGCGCCGGCTCCTCATACACCATGGCTacggcggcgatgaagcCGAGCACCAGAGCCACCACGGTAGCAGAAGGCAGAATTCGCTCCCAAGGCTTCAACTCTGGCGGTGCCTCCATATCAGACTGTGCAGCCTTGTAGTATTCCGCCACACGAGGGTTGGTAATCTCTCGGACTTGATCATCTCGCTTCGCCAATGGACCTGAAACGCCCTCAACAGCTTCCTTTGCCTTGCGTTCCTCTTCTAGGGCCTTCTCTCTAGCCTTCTCTCGGGCCTTAGTCCGCGCTCGCAGCTCGTCAATTTTGCTACGACCGTAGATGGGATCGGGCTTGTAGACATCGGCAacatcgtcctcttcggTGCTTTCTCCCTTGCTCGCCCtagccttcttctcagccgccTGTTCCATCTCTTGCTCCATCTGCTCCAGTTCATCCTCTGCTCGTAGGCCTGCGTTCCTAATCTCCTCTACCGGTACAGTTTTCCGTAGATATGCCAATGCTCTGGCAATTTCCTCATCCGTAAACTGCGCCGTGTGTATCGCAAACGCGGGATCCTCCAGTGTCCCAGCCACTCTTCTACCATGTAGAATCCGTAGCAAATGATTTGCCCTTTTGCCGCCGATTCCTTTGCCAAATATTCTGTCCACCTCGGCCCCGGAGAGATCTCTGCCGCCGAAGGCGAGCCCGGTCTGGTCACGGTAGTCTTTCGGTAGCTCTTCGTAGTCACGAATAGTCTTGGGCGCAAAAAAGGTCCGGCGGCCGCCATCAAGCCGTCGGCATGCCCTCAAGCCTGTCCACTCGGTCCGCCTCAGCGCTTCTCTGCCGGGGCCCTGGAAATGACAGCATGATATCCATCGCGAGGCTGCGATATTCGTTATCGAGGTCGAAGTCGAGCATGTCGCAGCCTGTCTCGAAATGCCCCGCGCGGCCCTCAGCAGCGACCGAGAAGCATTCGAATAGCTGAGCCCGTTCATTCTGCCGGAGAATGCTTTTCAATCTGTCGCTGGTTTCTGTCCAATGCGCCAACTGCGCGCCGAGGTGCCGAATAGGCCTGCCCCCAGAATCGAAGGAGTTGTGCGAGATACTGAGGTTGCCCACGAAGAATTTCCTTGCCGAATTGGATAGAAGCGGCGGTTTGTTGCGCCACTCCGGAGTTGGGCTGACAGGGGTTTACTGTGGAGCCACAGCCGGCTTCAATCATGATCCTCCACTAACAACCGGCAGTCGGGAAAGGGTACTGAGTATGTTGATTGAGTAGATGAGGTAACACCAAGTAACTGTATAAGAAGATTTGCGGCTTACCTATAGATCAATGGCCAACATATGTCCTAACATCATCTGGCGTTTTGACCTTTGTTTTTCTGGGTGCCTAGTACTAAGGTACCAGATGTCTCTGTGAACCTATGTACCTACGGTATATCAATAATATTGAACCTCGAAGTCTAGCTTACAAGTTTCTTCCTGCAAGTTTCCGGCTTCCGCTTGCCGCACTAAATATACTAGAGAAGGATATTTCTCATTCAATCTGTTGTAATTAGCTAAGGCCCTATTCAGGAGTCTCTCAGCGTCATTTACTCTTCGGCGATCTGGATAATCTCAGTGGTGCTACCCTAGGAGATGGCCCACGAGAAACAGGGGATCTCCAAGCCCGGTCCAACCCGCGTCTTTCTCGAGAGGGGCTATGAAAGAGATAGACATGTAGTCCATATAGTAGAGTTAATATATtgtatatattaatatattagcACCTGGGATTAGCCATTTCTTCCAATACATACTTTTGTGAAATGCCCCGTCAAATCATGGCCGTCAAGATAAACACTCTTcaaaatactttaaatagTGTAGCCTCTCTCGGCAAGGACTGCATGTGTGACTCTGTTACTAACATCAAAAAACATAGTACTACGCTCTTTCATTGATATACCAAATTACAAAGATATATATAGTTCTACATTTAATATTACTCTAATACTAACTCCTATACTTCAATTGCGTCTTTTCAAATTTCACTCACTTTGACTAGCATGCTTTTGGAAGCAATCTTGATGGATAGATCAGCCAGGGGAACCGCGCTAAGTAGTTCAAATACTGATATGTCAGACTGCAGCTCCTTCTTTGTGTGATTCCGGATTTCGACGGCTTTTAATGAGTCCACTAATCAAAGTAAGCTTCCATTGAATGCAcatgaagaaaaataaagacTCAACTTACCCCCAAATTCAGGAAGTGGCTTGCTTGCGTCTACGTCTTCCGCATCGATCCCAATAGCGGCTCCGATCAGGGATTTGAGGACACTCTCCACAACCACAGCCGCCTCGGCCTGGCTGGCAGCATTAGATAGTCTTTCGATGACGCTCGGACCCTTGCTAGCGCCGTCTACATCGGCCACTGGAGCATCTAGTAGGCGGTGGACGAACTTCTGATCCCTGAGAAAGCTAGCTGTAGCATCTTGGTGAACAAACTCATCCCCGAGTCCTAGGACTACATTGGCGGGAATCGAAACACCATTAGCAGTTGTTGCCCGTGCAACTGTACCCACAGCCACTTTGAGTTCATCAACGGTACAGCGCAAGCCAGTCCATCCATGAGAATATCTGCCGAGATAATCTTCTAGCTCTCCGAACTCGCCGGATGAGGTAAAATGGGATGAGTCGACCACAAGGCCAACGTCAATACTTGTTGCTGCGATGCCCAGGTGCTTATTAGCATAGACAGCAAGGGCGTCCTCGAAAGTATTCCCCGCGGCATAATTCGCCTGGGCAATATTTCCGATGACACCGGTGATCGATGAGAGCAGAATGAATAACGGGTTCGTTTCAGGAGACAACTGAGAGAGCAGGTTTTGGGAGCCTCGAGTTTTCGGCTGGAAAGCTCGAGTCCATTTATCAAATGTCATGTTATCAAAAATTGAATCCTGTCACTTGGTTAGCGCAAGCTGTGGGTTGTAATATGGAAGCTTGGTGGTCTTACCCCAAGAACCATGGCAGCTTGAATTATGCCTCTAATGGCTCTCCCTTGTTTTCGCAACGTATCAAAAACTCCCTTTACGGCTTCAGCGTCGTTGACGTTGCACTTGAATGCCTCAGCATTGCAGCCACGCCGGCGAAAGCCCTCCAGGTCTTCTTCGTTCTTTGCTCCGCCAGAGCGAGAGAGGAAAACGAGATGTTTGGCACCATGATCAATCAGCATGGACGCGAGTCCCAAGCCAAGCGCGCCTAAGCCACCAGCAAGCACATACGTACCATCACTATGCAATTGAAGTGGTGCTGCAGGGGGTGTCACGGTGAGAACTTCATCGTTTGCAGAAATGGATACCACCATGCTCTCACTCTCCTCCTGGATTTGAACTGTGCTAATGCTTGCCAACTGGCTCACTGGGATCGTGCGAGTCACGGGGCTGATGAGTTGTTTTGGGTCGCCAAAAGCGGCCTGGAACAGCTCTGTGACCAGCGCCGGACGTGATTTCCGTACAAGTTCCATGTTGACGCGTAACAGCGAGGCATTTCGCTTCGAGAGAGGCAGAACAATATCACAGCCTACGCCGACATCCAGGAAGGATCCCGAGTCGGCGAGAACAGAGAGGGACGGGATGACAGCGTCTGTGAGGGTCGAAGCGAATATAACGTCCACTCCTGCACCGCGGGTACGTTGTCTGATAGCAGAGATGAAATAAGTAAGAGCCGAATCGAAGACTTGTGATGGGGAGAGACCGTATGTCCCGACGAGCAGATCCCTTGCCGAGCTGGACGACACAAGAGCATACAGCTCGGCCCCGACAGACCGGGCAAGCTGAACGGCAGCAAGTCCAAGGCTGCTCTCGGCGTCGTGGATTAGAATACGGTCACCAGCGCCTAAGCCAGCCAGTGTTCTCAAGGCGTACTGGGCTGTAACGAGGCCGGAAGACAGAGCCGCGGCTCCTTCACCAGACATGTGGGAAGGCAACGCCGCCACATTCCGGACATTCTGGCGAACACGGGACTTCAACGAACCTACTCCAAGTGCAATGACATGCTGTCCAACAGAGAGAGACTTGACATTCGCCCCGCAGCTCAAGATCTTGCCAACTATCTCATTAGCCAAAACTAGTCCTCCCGATATGGTTGCGAAGTCGACTTCGATTTCCACCTCATCCGTATCGAGAGGGCGACTTGCACTCTCATCCTCGACCCAGAGGTTTGAGTCTTGACTAAACGTAAGCATGCTGCTATGGCCACGAATATTCGTCAACCTAGGCTCAGCAACTCCGCTGTAGTGCATCAGCTCGCCCTCCaaaccaacagcatcaactgCTCGGGGGACGTGAATAGCGCCGTGGAGTTCGGCAAACTCTGTCTCGGCATCCTCATACAGGGAGGCGCTCCAGACCCGGGCCACGAGCTCCGAGCTGCGCGGCCGCTTGATATCGAATGCAGGTGAAAGATCCAGGTGTGAAATGGTAGCCAGTGGGTATTCGTTTCGCATCACGCGCAACAAGCCCTGGGCCGGTGCAAACTCAACGCCGCCAGACCACGATTCAAGCTGGCCACCACGAGTAATCCAAAACAGGTTCTTGACAGACGATACGAGGGACTTGAATGCGGCCAAGTCTTGATCGCCCCAAGAGTAAATGAAAGGCGATTCAACTTCCAACAGCGAAATTACATGCTTGTCAGTGAGCTGCTCTACAACATCGGCAGAAAAGCCGGTCGAACCAGCCGACACCCCTCGCAGTAGGAGGCTCTTGCGGAGGTTCGAGGCTAGCTCGAGCGCCATAGGCGAAGCCGATGATGGCAGGAGAATATGAACTTCGGCCGGTACATCAGAGGCTTCTTTGGGGGATATCAAAGCCGTCAATAAGCCTTTCTCAGAGCCGAGAACATTGGTGAATCCAGCGGCTTCCAATGACGTCTTAGCCATTGCTACTTTCGACGCTTCAGTAACAACTACGAGTCTGCAATGTGCAGACAGACTCTTCTTCACTGCTTGAAGTAAGTCTGATTGCCCTTCGACGACATCAGACCCAACCAGCAGAGAAGCGTCGTAAGTATGAGATTCCAGCATGATTAAACTCTCCTTCTCATTCAATAAGGTGATATCAGAGCTGATTCCTGCCGAAATCAAGTCGTCCTGGACGGATGCACACGTGGCCATGACACTGAGGCTCTTGATCCCCGGCTTCTGTCCCACGCGCGTTTGGACGGCACGCAGAATACTCTTCGCGTCTTCGGACGCCTGGTCCACGACAACGAGGAGACGGTGAATGGAACGCTTGTGAAGGATACGATCGACCCAAATGCAAAGAGCATCAGTAGCCGTGCTGGCAGCAGTTGTGGCGGCCGCGAATTCATCATCGGCTTGGACGAAATCGACATCATCAGCCCATTTGATTTGCGCGCACTTGTTCTGGTAGGTAGTAGCACTCTTGGATCCTCCTTCTCCGGAGCTGACCGTGCGCAAGGTGAAGTTCTTGACCACGAACTTGGGTTCAGACCAAGTCTCGTCTGTCACAATCAAATCCCCTACAGTTTCATGTCCATCAGTGGACTTGCTAACCAGATGACCGTAGCCATCAAAGCGGCTGTTGGCACCATGGGGCTGCTCAGCAGCCACCCACATCTCCTCAATATGATAGGGAACAGAAGCCTCGGTCACAGGTTTGCCTCCGTTAAAGGCAGCCAGAACCAGATGGAAGATGGCGTCCATGGTGGCGGGATACATCACATGAGGATATTCAAAGTTGTTTGGCATGCATGATGCTGTATCAGGGATGATGACAGTCCCGTACGACGCCTTCTCAGACGCAACGGCGGTGAGTGAGATAACGTTGCGGAACAGAGGCCCATACTGCATGCCAATTCCTTCAAGATGACGATAGAAGGACTCAACCTCAACATTCTCCGCATCCTTTGCTGAAACGAGCCTCTTAAATACATCTAGCTGCTCGATCCAAGCCGGATCAGCTTCAGAGCTCTCAATCTCGCTCGTGCCTTCAGAGTAGTCTAGCTTCACTTGACCGAAGCAATGTTTGTCCCACGATATTCCCGTGGTAGTAGAGAATACTGTGAATCGAAACTGGCCTGACACAGTGTCACTGGGAAGCAAGCTTAGCCGCGTCTCAACAGCCGCGTCGTCACCGCTGGTGATGAGCAAACCACGCTCAAAGTTGACTTCGCTAAAGCGGAAACCTCGGACTTTTCTATTGGAGTCTGCCATCTGCAAAGCACCTTCCAACGCCATCACAAGCATTCCGGCTGCAGGATAAAGAATCGTGCCCGTTATCTTGTGGTCCTCTATCCAAGGGTTCTCAGATATACGAAGATTATTTCTCCAGCGAGGCTCCAAGCTGTTTTGCATATGCTCGGGCACACCCAACAGATCCGTTCTAGGGGCCTTGGGAAATCGCATCGATTTGGCAATGAAAGACTCGTGCCAAAAACTACGACTGTGGTTCCAAGGATAAGGTGGGAGATCCGTCAAAGCCTTGGGGACGACGTGTCCAGGAAGTGGACCAATTTCGTTCACCTCTACGAGGTTGATGTCGGCACCAATGGCCCAGATGTTCCCGGCAACTTTGATGGAGGTATCGATGGCGTCCTTACCACGCAGCAGCATGGAGAGATAGGGAGCGTCCTTGGCAGACTTATTACTACCAGTGGAAACACTCTGCTGGACAGGTCCCTGGAGTGCGGAGTGCGGGCCGATCTCGATAAATGCCCCCCATTTTACTGGAATCCGTCGAACGGACCCCGAACCTTGCTCCGTATAAGATGTTATTGCCGCTACCGCGGTAGCAAACTCCACCGGAGCACACATGTTGGATACCCAATACTTCGCATCGAGTTCCTGGTGCGACTCAACCGGCTTGCCAGTGAGCGATGAGAACATGATGGTATGACCATTGCCTGGCAAGGTGCTAATTTGGCCTAGCTTTTCGTGATAGCCATCTGCAACTTTGCGAATATGAGGTGAGTGATACGCAGTTGTAACCTTTAGCTTTCGAGCAAACTTTCCGTCACCCGAGATGGAGGACTCGAGCGAGTCAATCGCCTCAACATCGCCCGACAAGGTGACACTTGAAGGGCTGTTTACACATGCTACAACAGCAGAGCCCTGAACGGCCAGCCTGTCCAAGTACACCTGCGCCTCTGCGCGTGAAATCCCAGCGGCCATCATGGCACCTTTCGTCGGTACCTGCTCGGAGCTTAAACCACGACAGTATGCGATTCGTACAGCTTCTTCGTGCGAGATATACGCAGCTGCATACGCCGCACCAATTTCACCACTGGAGTGGCCAACCACGGCCTTGGGTATTACTCCCCATTGGCGCAAGACGTCCACTAAAGCGACCTGTAGAACAGTACAGAGGGTTTGACTGTACTCGGGCATTGCGATTTTAGAATCTTCCGTCTTCTGCAACTCTTCGACAGCATCCCATGAACATCCCAGAGATTTAAGATGATCTCGGGACCTATAAACGCTGTTGCGGAAAATGGAGTTACTGAACAGCTGGGTACCCATGGCAGCCCACTGGGCACCTTGGCCCGTGAAGACAAAGACGAGGTTGCCATTGTCTTTACGCGAGGATCTCTTGAGCTTGGGGAGCCCCGCAGCCAGTTGCTCGCTCAGCTCTGTGAGGCTCGAGGCTGCCACGAAAGATCGAAAATCATGATGTGatcttctggagaagagggtgtAGGCGAGGTGTGAAAGGAAATTCGCCTCTTGCTTTTGAAGCCCACGTGCTGCGATATGGGTTGCATATTGTGAAGCCAACCGTTCGATGCCAGTCTTATCCTTAGCACTGAATACAAAGaccatcttcttgtcgaTGTGCTGTTCATTGGGTGTCAGTGTGCCGGTTCCTGGAGTGCTGTAGCTGGAGTCGGTCTCATTCCAGTCATCGGACGGAACTGTGGCATGGTTACCAATCATGCCACGGTTCCTCATATAGTGGTATGCATCATCCGAGATGACATGGGCATTGGCACCGCCGAACCCAAATGAGTTCACGCTGATTCGACGCTGGCCCCGGCCCGGCCACCTCATGGTCTCACTCGGGAGAGCGAGGTTCCATTCCTCCAACTTGAGCTTCGGGTTCAAGTCTTGGACGCCGTATGTGGGGACTAGCTTGCCCTTCTCAAGGCAAACAATGGATTTGAATACACCTGCGAGTCCGGAGCAGCCTTCAGTGTGGCCCACACTTGGTTTAATGCTGCCCACCCACAGAGGGCTGAGGCCTTGCGTCTTTCGTGCAAGTCCAATGGTGTTTGCAATGGCGGTCATCTCAATAGGGTCACCTACTGGGGTACCAGTGCCATGGCTCTCGAAATACTGGGTAGACGCCAAAGGCAACCCGGCTTCCTCATATGTCTTGCGAATGAGCTCAGCCTGCGCCTCGGGGCTAGGTTGCGTAATACTGACGGTTTTGCCATCTGCGTTAACACCAGTATTGCGGATGACGGCACGTATTGTGTCCCCATCTCGAAGAGCGTCCGATAGGCGCTTGACCACGAGACAGCCTatcccttctcctcttccataGCCGTTTGCCCGGGAGTCAAAGGTATGGGAGATGCCTTCGGAGCTAAGCATATGCATAGCTGAAAGCTGGTGCATGGTGTTTGGGTTAATGATAAGGTTAACACCTGCGACCAAACTCTGTTTTTTTGGAGAGACACCATGTTAGCTGCCCATTGCTTCGGGATTCACAGCCAAGATTGTTGCGAGATGGGGAATGCCAGGGCCTGAGCTCACCATGTTGGTTTCCCGGAGTTTGAGCGATTGACACGCCAGGTGCAGTGCGTATAGACTGGATGAGCAAGCGGTATCAACTAGTGGCATCGTCAGAACAAATGACAACTATACCAAAGGAAATAGATCTCACGAGTCAGACTAGGTCCCTTTAATCCATAGAACCAGGATACCCGGTTCGCCAGCATTGCCTCGCTTGTTGCTGAGGCAGCCGCGTGGCCCAAGTCATAGATATCGTGCAATGATATCATTTCATAATCGTTTGTCATGCATCCGACATAGCAGCCGGTTTCTGTGTTGAACAAATCTTCCACTTGGATTCCCGCTAAACACAAACAGCTCTTAGTTAACCAAGACTCCCTTTCGCGTTTCACAACCTCGACTAACCATTCTCTATACTTTCATAGCTGACTTCCAGTAGAAGTCGTTTCATAGGGTCCAAAGACGCCGCCTCCTTCGCAGTTGTGGAGAAGAACGGGGCATCAAATTTACCGACATCCTCTTGTAGGAAATACCCGTGCTTCACTGCGAGCTATTTGATCGGTTTAGCATTTATCAAGCATAGAGCGTACGCATGAGAGATTGACTCACGCCACCCTTGCGGTCTGGATCTGGGTGATGCCACAAGTCGCCGTTCCATCGGTCTTCTGGTACTTTGCAGTGTCccgtcttctctttgctAATCATATCCCAGAGGTCGCCAAGAGCTGAAACCTGGCCTGGCAGGCGACACGCCGCGccaatgatggcgatgggtTCTTGTTTGTCTTGAGGAAACATGATGGGGTAAAGCGGAAAATTAGTTTGGAAATTAGTTGCTGATACTCATTTGTTTAAATCGTGTGTTCTCGTCGAGATAATCGCTTCACGTCACGACCGGCTGCTTAGATATATGCTTGATGAAGCCCTGGGAAACTCTTCAGACACACTCAGTCTTTTACGAGGATGCAGAGAAAGTTTCGAAGCCACTGCCTATACAAATAGTGTGCCGTGAATGTCGTCCCGAGAGACACTAAAGCCTCCTcggagttgatgatgacagtGTTATGTGGAATCAAGACGGGTCTCAGAACATGAACAACTCTGACTACGGAACACCATTCAAAGGCACTTGGACCGATTGGAATGTTCACCTCAAACGGAAGGTGTAGCAACATCTACTACAACTTTCAATCTAAACGAACGTTCAAATCGGTCCAAGTCCGTTGAGAAGTTTCGGCCGAAAGTGGTGAGACGGAATGCCAAATTGGGTCACAACCGTGTTTTCTCGGACATTCAAACGACCCGCCTCGGAACGGCCGACTTGAGGCTTGCTTTTATTTCctatatataaaactttGCTTATGTGAGTGAGATCATGTACATACATTGCAGTTTAGCTTCCACCGACTGCAGTATGCAGTAACCAACACGCACGCCAATCTTATTGCCTCGTAAGCGCAGTAATATGCGCATCCTTTGTCTACACGGCGTCGGCAGCTCAGGCTCTGTGCTCGAGAGTCAGCTCGATGCCTTTGTCAAGGCCTCCGATCCAAGCTATGAGTTTGTCTACGTAGATGGCGCTTACCCATCTGCAAAAGGCCCAGGTACACCGTTCACCACTCCCCTTTTGATCCTGACTAGTCACTGACATGGTGCTACCCCTACCAGCCAATGTGCTAGGAGGGATGCGGTATTGTGCTGCGGCTCAGGATTTCGTCCTATGAAGAATGGGCTAACGGATTGAAAATCACAGGGATGGAAGCtgtcgatgacgatgagccCTGCTGGTCACATACAGAAAGCTACACCCCCGAGCTCATGGCTCAGGCGTTGGAGAACCTTCAGGCTACCATCGACGACCTGGGTCCATTCAACTGCGTCATTGGATTTAGTCAAGGAGCAGCCATAGCTGTATCacatctgcttcttcagcagctgcagggtGTGGCTCCATCATTCGAGTTTGCgatcttcttttcctctgtGCTAGCCGTGCCCCCCGATTCGAGGTATGCCGAGGGGGCCATAGAAAAGCTCATCAGCCGCAAGCTAGACTTTGCCGCTGCCGTCGACCTAGGTGATCTGACGGCCGATGAACGCGTTCTGGCCGACGTCCTCATTCGCGTCATAAGACCGGCCCAGAACCACAACGCCATGCTCCCTGACTTCGATCTCGATGTCTACTCGCGCGGCGATGGAGCCCAGGCGCCCAGAATCTTGGTCCCAGCTTTGGTAGATGAAAAGCTTAGCATACCGACCGTGCACGTAACTGGCAAACGAGACGCAGACTTTATGAAAGGTATGTCAGAGGTCAGTCGCGGGCTGTGTGATGAGCGCATGATGAAGATCCTGGAGCACCCTGGAGGGCATCAGCCCCCCCAGGACGCCTTGTCTGTCAGAGCAGCCGTGGGAGCCATGGAATGGGCCATTCGGCAGGCACAGAGGAAAAATATGTATTAAGATTGATTGTTCTACTACCACCGACGTGTGGTTCTAAGAGTTGACTTCTATtccccccccctttttttttgaagtttatttttatctGTGTTTTTTTTGTATGTTTTATTTTGTatcttatttttattttatttctgACTATTTTtggttttattttttttcattttccttttttttttatatataagttatattcATTATCAAGAGGGTCAGTAAAGTTGCAATAGCTAGGTCAGAGGAAGGCTACGCCCCAGCCtttgatatatatatatatatatatatatagtttttGGGGCTTTTCATTATTCACCAAAGTAGTATCCCTCTCCGGCTGCTTCGTTGACTACGCATGCCACCGCTCTATTCAGTCTTTTCTCTGTTTCAGATATCAAGGCGTGCTCTTCATATTTGCTTGTCCCAGCTTTTAGTTTCTCCAGCCAGCTCCGAAGCTGTTTGACTTGCACCGACACAATGCCTCGCAGGACTTCTTGGCGCTCATTGTCATCGTGTATGCTGTAGGCGGAATACCACATCTCATCCGCTGTCCTCGATGATTCCCTCTTCCTGCTGTTTGGCGCTATAGTTATGGTCTTCGCGTAGGACTTGACGACGTTCTCGCCGAGTGTCCCAAGACACTGGGCCGCCACGACCTTGAACGCTCTATTTTCGGTAACCGAATCGCATCGCTCACACTCAATAAGGTTTCCGAAGGTGTCCAATCCCTGCCGAAAATGTTTCAAGAGGGTATCCAGAGGTCCATGCTCCATTCTTGCGTTAATCTCGCCGAGCTCCACCAAGAAACGTGCAGCTCCATGCAAACAGTCGCATCTATCTTCT of the Trichoderma breve strain T069 chromosome 4, whole genome shotgun sequence genome contains:
- a CDS encoding rhomboid family domain-containing protein, whose translation is MNGLSYSNASRSLLRAARGISRQAATCSTSTSITNIAASRWISCCHFQGPGREALRRTEWTGLRACRRLDGGRRTFFAPKTIRDYEELPKDYRDQTGLAFGGRDLSGAEVDRIFGKGIGGKRANHLLRILHGRRVAGTLEDPAFAIHTAQFTDEEIARALAYLRKTVPVEEIRNAGLRAEDELEQMEQEMEQAAEKKARASKGESTEEDDVADVYKPDPIYGRSKIDELRARTKAREKAREKALEEERKAKEAVEGVSGPLAKRDDQVREITNPRVAEYYKAAQSDMEAPPELKPWERILPSATVVALVLGFIAAVAMVYEEPAPRYRLFREVSTSHATVGALIGINALVYLGWRIPPLWALFNRYMIFVVATVRPVTLFTAAFSHTKLSHLLVNMVPLWFVGTCLHDEIGRADFLALYLGCGSMGFLGSLVTYTLRGWLTVTSLGASGATLGLCSAYFWEHRSDGFKIFGLPQDGVHGIVFLALITAVQLAGLGKTVKLKVDIASHIAGIIAGILGIELINRTERRKTPVGEDKAVIDILSGEAEDRRMTDEKK